Proteins found in one Spirochaetota bacterium genomic segment:
- a CDS encoding tetratricopeptide repeat protein yields the protein MKTNLYCVIFTLSIIVMSCGSDKAPVDETYARSEHPMKEKAVRLNRDGLALFNAGKYADALELFVEAARVDPEEPEYPNNSGNCLLRLKEARRSAKEYEKAAGLDPGRPLYRFNLGLAHLHLNEPEKATEFFREAVRLDDKFAPAWSHLGLVYYHAKKLDDAETAWKKAASLGKDAEVENNLGMVYMDRGDLASAEKRFKRAIGIEKRFILAHYNLGVLYQKKNDHAGAEKSYSSAIELDPAYFTAYYNRALVQLAQSKEREAVESLELFIKHCPPTLAQPLDDAKNRLAELKKKRLH from the coding sequence ATGAAAACAAATTTATATTGTGTTATTTTCACTCTTTCAATCATCGTTATGAGTTGCGGGAGCGACAAGGCCCCCGTGGACGAAACATACGCCAGGAGCGAACACCCGATGAAGGAAAAAGCGGTCCGGCTCAACCGCGACGGACTCGCCCTTTTCAACGCCGGCAAATACGCCGACGCCCTGGAGCTGTTCGTCGAGGCGGCCCGCGTTGACCCCGAAGAGCCCGAGTATCCGAACAATTCCGGCAACTGCCTCCTCAGGCTTAAAGAGGCGCGGCGCTCTGCCAAGGAGTACGAGAAAGCCGCCGGCCTCGATCCCGGGCGTCCACTGTACCGCTTCAACCTGGGGCTCGCGCACCTGCACCTGAATGAGCCTGAGAAGGCAACCGAATTTTTCAGGGAGGCCGTCCGGCTCGACGATAAATTCGCTCCGGCATGGTCCCATCTCGGGCTTGTATACTACCACGCGAAAAAGCTCGACGACGCGGAAACTGCGTGGAAAAAAGCCGCCTCGCTGGGAAAGGACGCAGAGGTCGAGAACAACCTCGGCATGGTGTACATGGACAGAGGCGATCTGGCCTCTGCCGAGAAACGATTTAAACGCGCGATCGGGATCGAAAAGCGCTTCATCCTCGCCCACTACAACCTGGGGGTGCTGTACCAGAAAAAGAACGACCACGCCGGAGCCGAAAAGTCCTACTCGAGTGCCATTGAACTCGACCCGGCGTATTTTACCGCATACTACAACCGCGCCCTGGTCCAACTGGCGCAGTCGAAAGAACGGGAGGCCGTTGAAAGTCTCGAGCTCTTTATCAAACACTGTCCACCGACGCTGGCCCAGCCGCTCGACGATGCGAAAAACAGGCTCGCGGAGCTGAAGAAAAAGCGATTACACTGA
- a CDS encoding Ig-like domain-containing protein — translation MKNYNILFVLMIILLLGVVTRCDFNNDFTQPEVVSITPADRASGVSVDMSIAVVFSKEMDTIKTSNEFSLSSDAGTVEGYFSWSPDRKRLGFQPARGLGEATLYHVSISSAAEDASGNDLGKAHSSVFSVSADLVRPTLAAHAPPNDTMVAPDAVISFLFSEAIDLNSLYGGVSISPPLEGRYSWNITNSFITFTPLYPMPYGTTYAVTVGTDIRDTSGNRLADAVFFNFTVGDDFTKPTLAVSQPPSTAFWSEDIENQGVEKSRDILILFSEEIAVSELRNALTISPAATFFIDTDPGHTIAYLKFLEPLASEAHYTLRISPTITDLQNNPLAKEYRFHFFTNGPGSIAPYITSITDPKLPGGWAFGQTQPLSFELSPTGELWYPDIRVRFSARMNPTSLAITIDKVLGTGTTPRITGPDWPDVPPDPKLGVYQFDLTGVMSGNVYKFTIKGGKNGANDLNGNYLKEDFIQYVRF, via the coding sequence ATGAAGAATTACAATATTTTATTTGTGTTAATGATAATACTCCTTCTTGGAGTCGTCACACGTTGCGACTTCAACAACGACTTCACGCAGCCTGAGGTCGTTTCGATCACCCCCGCTGACCGCGCGAGCGGCGTAAGCGTGGACATGTCGATCGCCGTGGTTTTCAGCAAAGAGATGGACACGATCAAGACATCGAACGAGTTCTCGCTGAGCTCCGACGCGGGAACGGTCGAAGGGTACTTCTCATGGAGCCCGGACCGGAAAAGGCTCGGCTTCCAGCCGGCCCGCGGCCTCGGCGAGGCGACGCTCTACCACGTTTCGATATCCTCCGCCGCGGAGGATGCAAGCGGCAACGACCTCGGGAAAGCGCATTCCTCGGTATTTTCGGTAAGCGCCGACCTGGTGAGGCCGACGCTTGCCGCGCACGCGCCGCCGAACGACACTATGGTCGCCCCCGACGCCGTCATTTCATTCCTTTTCTCCGAAGCGATCGATCTCAACTCACTCTACGGCGGCGTCTCCATCTCCCCACCGCTCGAGGGCCGCTATTCATGGAATATAACAAATTCATTCATCACCTTCACTCCCCTTTATCCCATGCCCTACGGAACAACCTACGCCGTAACGGTCGGTACCGACATCCGCGACACGAGCGGAAACCGTCTGGCGGACGCTGTTTTCTTCAACTTCACCGTGGGCGACGATTTCACCAAACCCACGCTGGCCGTATCACAGCCGCCGTCCACAGCGTTCTGGAGCGAGGATATCGAAAACCAGGGAGTGGAGAAGAGCCGCGATATCCTCATTCTCTTCAGCGAAGAGATCGCCGTCTCGGAGCTTCGAAACGCGCTCACCATCAGCCCGGCGGCAACGTTCTTCATCGATACCGATCCCGGCCATACGATCGCGTATCTGAAATTCCTCGAACCGCTCGCAAGCGAGGCGCATTACACGCTCAGGATATCGCCGACGATCACCGATTTGCAGAACAATCCGCTCGCGAAGGAATACCGGTTCCACTTCTTCACCAACGGCCCCGGATCAATCGCCCCGTATATCACGTCGATCACCGACCCAAAGCTTCCCGGCGGCTGGGCATTCGGCCAGACGCAGCCTCTCTCATTCGAGCTATCTCCGACGGGCGAACTCTGGTACCCGGACATCCGGGTCCGTTTCTCTGCAAGGATGAATCCTACAAGCCTCGCCATTACCATCGACAAGGTCCTCGGCACGGGAACGACTCCCCGCATAACCGGACCCGACTGGCCCGACGTGCCGCCGGATCCGAAACTGGGCGTGTACCAATTCGACCTCACCGGCGTCATGTCCGGCAATGTATATAAATTCACGATTAAAGGAGGTAAAAACGGGGCCAACGACCTCAACGGCAATTACCTGAAAGAAGATTTTATCCAATATGTCAGGTTTTAA
- a CDS encoding MmcQ/YjbR family DNA-binding protein, whose translation MDVPALRLYCLAKPATSADFPFGSDVLALRVGKKIFALVALDESPPRVNLKCDPLLAMELRERYPGVTPGYHMNKAHWNTVTLVGVPERELRAMIDHSYEIVLKGLSRRKRETIGAKRAD comes from the coding sequence ATGGACGTCCCCGCACTTCGCCTTTATTGCCTCGCAAAACCGGCCACCTCGGCTGATTTCCCCTTTGGAAGCGATGTGCTCGCCCTTCGCGTCGGGAAGAAAATCTTCGCCCTCGTCGCCCTTGACGAATCTCCGCCAAGGGTAAATCTAAAGTGCGATCCGTTACTCGCGATGGAATTGCGAGAACGGTATCCGGGCGTAACGCCGGGATACCACATGAACAAGGCGCACTGGAACACGGTCACGCTCGTCGGTGTTCCAGAGAGGGAGTTACGCGCGATGATCGATCATTCCTACGAAATCGTGCTGAAGGGCCTGTCGCGCCGCAAGCGTGAAACCATTGGGGCAAAACGGGCCGACTGA